One part of the Glycine soja cultivar W05 chromosome 11, ASM419377v2, whole genome shotgun sequence genome encodes these proteins:
- the LOC114376849 gene encoding protein NRT1/ PTR FAMILY 6.3-like, producing the protein MSNLPTTQGKAIPDASDYKGRPAERSKTGGWTASAMILGGEVMERLTTLGIAVNLVTYLTGTMHLGNAASANVVTNFLGTSFMLCLLGGFLADTFLGRYRTIAIFAAVQATGVTILTISTIIPSLHPPKCNGDTVPPCVRANEKQLTVLYLALYVTALGTGGLKSSVSGFGSDQFDDSDDDEKKQMIKFFNWFYFFVSIGSLAATTVLVYVQDNIGRGWGYGICAGAIVVALLVFLSGTRKYRFKKLVGSPLTQFAEVFVAALRKRNMELPSDSSLLFNDYDPKKQTLPHSKQFRFLDKAAIMDSSECGGGMKRKWYLCTLTDVEEVKMILRMLPIWATTIMFWTIHAQMTTFSVSQATTMDRHIGKTFQMPAASMTVFLIGTILLTVPFYDRFIVPVAKKVLKNPHGFTPLQRIGVGLVLSVVSMVVGALIEIKRLRYAQSHGLVDKPEAKIPMTVFWLIPQNLFVGAGEAFMYMGQLDFFLRECPKGMKTMSTGLFLSTLSLGFFFSTLLVSIVNKMTAHGRPWLADNLNQGRLYDFYWLLAILSAINVVLYLVCAKWYVYKEKRLAEECIELEEADAAAFHGH; encoded by the exons ATGAGCAACCTCCCTACAACTCAAGGGAAAGCCATCCCTGATGCCTCCGACTACAAGGGCCGCCCCGCCGAGCGCTCTAAAACCGGTGGTTGGACCGCTTCCGCCATGATATTAG GAGGAGAAGTGATGGAGAGGTTGACAACACTAGGCATCGCGGTGAATTTGGTAACATATTTGACTGGGACCATGCATTTGGGTAATGCTGCCTCTGCCAACGTTGTAACCAACTTCTTGGGAACCTCCTTCATGCTCTGTCTGCTCGGTGGCTTCCTCGCCGATACTTTCCTCGGAAG ATACCGCACCATCGCCATCTTCGCTGCCGTTCAAGCAACT GGTGTGACAATCTTGACAATATCAACCATAATTCCGAGCCTTCACCCTCCAAAGTGCAACGGAGACACCGTGCCACCTTGCGTGAGAGCAAATGAGAAACAATTAACGGTGCTTTATTTGGCGCTTTATGTAACGGCGCTCGGCACCGGAGGTTTGAAATCGAGTGTGTCCGGGTTCGGTTCGGATCAGTTCGATGATTCGGACGACGACGAGAAGAAGCAGATGATAAAGTTCTTCAACTGGTTCTACTTCTTCGTGAGCATAGGGTCTCTGGCCGCAACCACGGTTCTTGTGTACGTACAAGACAACATAGGacgaggttggggttatggtaTCTGCGCGGGTGCGATCGTGGTGGCACTTCTCGTGTTCTTGTCGGGTACGAGGAAGTACCGTTTCAAGAAACTTGTGGGAAGTCCATTAACTCAGTTTGCGGAAGTGTTCGTGGCTGCTCTGAGAAAGAGGAACATGGAATTGCCCTCTGATTCATCATTGCTCTTTAATGACTACGACCCCAAGAAGCAGACTCTTCCTCATAGCAAGCAGTTCCG TTTCTTGGACAAAGCTGCAATCATGGATTCATCAGAATGCGGAGGTGGAATGAAGAGGAAATGGTATCTTTGCACCCTAACAGACGTGGAAGAAGTGAAAATGATTCTAAGAATGCTACCCATATGGGCCACCACCATCATGTTTTGGACAATCCACGCTCAAATGACCACATTCTCGGTGTCACAAGCGACAACCATGGACCGTCACATAGGAAAAACATTTCAAATGCCCGCGGCATCAATGACCGTTTTCTTAATTGGAACAATTCTCCTAACTGTCCCCTTCTACGACCGTTTCATTGTTCCCGTGGCAAAGAAAGTGCTCAAGAATCCACATGGTTTCACCCCTTTGCAACGCATTGGAGTCGGTTTAGTACTCTCAGTGGTTTCCATGGTGGTAGGAGCACTGATAGAAATAAAGAGACTAAGATATGCCCAATCACATGGTTTGGTAGATAAGCCAGAAGCAAAGATCCCTATGACCGTGTTTTGGTTGATACCACAGAACTTGTTTGTGGGGGCAGGGGAGGCATTTATGTACATGGGGCAGTTGGACTTTTTCCTTAGAGAGTGTCCCAAAGGGATGAAAACAATGAGCACGGGATTGTTCTTGAGCACACTCTCTTTGGGGTTTTTCTTTAGCACCTTGTTAGTGTCTATAGTGAACAAAATGACAGCACATGGTAGGCCATGGCTCGCAGATAATCTTAACCAAGGGAGGCTCTATGACTTTTACTGGCTCTTGGCTATATTGAGTGCTATAAATGTGGTCTTATACTTGGTTTGTGCTAAGTGGTACGTCTACAAGGAGAAGAGGCTTGCTGAAGAGTGCATTGAATTGGAAGAAGCAGATGCTGCTGCTTTCCATGGCCATTGA